A stretch of the Flavobacteriales bacterium genome encodes the following:
- a CDS encoding acyl-CoA thioesterase yields MDQFHERIEASATSIFKAVFPNTTNHYDTLFGGTAMKLMDEVAFITATRFSRMKMVTVSSDKIDFKRPIPSGTIIELKGRVTYIGRTSLKVRVDIFLEEMYNFTRHKAITGEFTFVAIDTNKHPVPIR; encoded by the coding sequence ATGGATCAATTTCACGAAAGAATAGAAGCCTCGGCCACGAGTATCTTCAAAGCAGTATTTCCCAATACCACCAACCATTATGATACCCTCTTCGGAGGTACGGCGATGAAGTTGATGGATGAGGTTGCCTTCATCACTGCCACCCGGTTCTCAAGAATGAAAATGGTGACGGTCTCCAGCGACAAGATCGACTTCAAGAGACCCATACCTTCCGGAACGATCATCGAGCTGAAAGGCAGGGTGACTTATATCGGACGCACCAGTCTCAAGGTGAGGGTGGATATTTTCCTCGAGGAGATGTACAACTTTACACGACACAAAGCCATCACGGGTGAGTTCACTTTCGTGGCCATTGATACGAATAAACACCCCGTGCCGATCCGCTGA